From a single Candidatus Methylomirabilota bacterium genomic region:
- a CDS encoding Zn-ribbon domain-containing OB-fold protein, translating into MELDRPLPNPMTPEAKPFWDGLREQKLMLPKCGACGHVFFYPRVLCPRCHARDIGWIQASGRGKLHAFEIAHQAFSKAWKVKPPWVLAMVELAEGPRLMSNLVNVEPDPKKIKCDMPVQVVFSKLTDEITLPLFEPAR; encoded by the coding sequence ATGGAACTCGATCGCCCGCTGCCGAATCCGATGACGCCCGAGGCCAAGCCCTTCTGGGACGGCCTGCGCGAGCAGAAGCTCATGCTGCCCAAGTGCGGGGCGTGCGGCCACGTGTTCTTCTATCCGCGCGTCCTCTGTCCGCGCTGCCACGCGCGCGACATCGGCTGGATCCAGGCGAGCGGCAGGGGCAAGCTCCACGCCTTCGAGATCGCGCACCAGGCGTTCAGCAAGGCGTGGAAGGTCAAGCCGCCGTGGGTGCTGGCGATGGTCGAGCTGGCCGAGGGGCCGCGATTGATGTCCAACCTCGTCAACGTCGAGCCCGACCCGAAGAAGATCAAGTGCGACATGCCGGTGCAGGTCGTGTTCTCGAAGCTGACCGACGAGATCACGCTGCCGCTCTTCGAGCCGGCGCGGTGA